Proteins from a single region of Hordeum vulgare subsp. vulgare chromosome 6H, MorexV3_pseudomolecules_assembly, whole genome shotgun sequence:
- the LOC123406197 gene encoding clathrin interactor EPSIN 2, with product MKKVFDQTVRDLKRGVNKKVLKVPGTEQKILDATSNEPWGPHGSLLAEIAQATHNYHEYQMIMNIVWKRVSDTGKNWRHVYKGLIVLDYLVAHGTERVIDDIREHSYQISALADFQYIDSSGRDQGSNVRRKSQSLVSLVNDKERILEVRQKALATRDKYRSAFATSGPHRSPGGYDNDRDRYEGGRYDNRNGYGRERDGYREDDRYSGAGDTPNRDGDRYSRDSNERNREDEYRGSNSNPEYAEGSGRRSYGDEEAYSSRGRGSNADAPTQDERPIERKPSNQQIASPPNYEDVTGDTQDNHHDERNGASVPAAAPKVSSPSVPRTSFPPVPGQVNGVHDKPVEVVAAQPPAPAEPNGFDEFDPRGSVPDASPPVNTSPIMNSFEMDLFGSDPIGALALVSVPQPTDVPNVEPPANSGFETDSFMGMPPASTGFSEAIDASNPFGDPTPFKAVQEENHAVSQTNATPAGSFQATGPGADVNPFQPASSTSFGFEDTLGDLSFASNAAPGQQDIFGSTTSLPTGVSHANPSQQAPSAYVPSQASQPVTHAPPQAVAPNTHAALMYSQPQAYPAALNPSSFPQAAAPSFAPPQAPQAAAPNLPSGPSNFFMQPASQNGAPPSYVPPQSSHLPPQHAPQQSFLPQTAAPAPQAPSISRGASQPFGAPNSVPSGANTPLQSSLSAPPETLISALQVSQTQPVKKFEPKSTVWSDTLTRGLVDFNISGAKTNPHADIGVDFDSINRKDKRQEKKISQAPVVSTITMGKAMGSGSGIGRAGASAVAPPSNPMGAGRGVGIGGAGYGGGMGMNRPMGMGMGMNQQPMGMGMGMNQQPMGMNQQPMGMGMGMNQQQMGMGMGMNQQQMGMNIGMGMNQGMGMRPPMGMAPGGMPGAGYNQMGAGYGGQQPYGGYR from the exons ATGAAGAAAGTGTTCGACCAGACGGTCCGGGACCT GAAACGCGGGGTGAACAAGAAGGTCCTCAAGGTGCCTGGCACGGAACAGAAG ATTCTTGATGCCACAAGCAACGAGCCGTGGGGCCCTCATGGATCCCTCCTGGCGGAGATCGCCCAAGCAACACATAACTA TCATGAGTATCAGATGATAATGAATATCGTGTGGAAGAGGGTCAGTGACACTGGTAAAAATTGGCGGCATGTTTACAAG GGATTGATTGTCCTGGATTACCTGGTGGCACATGGAACCGAGCGTGTTATTGATGACATAAGGGAGCATTCTTATCAGATATCG GCACTAGCTGACTTCCAGTATATCGATTCTAGTGGGAGGGATCAAGGTAGCAATGTACGACGGAAATCCCAGAGCCTCGTTAGTTTAGTTAACGACAAGGAAAGGATACTGGAAGTTAGGCAGAAAGCACTTGCTACCAGAGACAA GTATCGGAGTGCATTTGCCACGAGTGGACCACACAGGAGTCCAGGTGGATATGACAATGACCGTGATCGCTACGAAGGAGGTAGGTATGATAACAGGAATGGCTATGGGAGGGAAAGAGATGGATATAGAGAAGATGACCGATACAGTGGTGCTGGAGATACGCCCAACAGGGATGGAGATCGTTATTCTAGGGATTCTAATGAACGCAACAGGGAAGATGAATACAGAGGAAGTAATAGCAACCCTGAGTATGCAGAAGGATCGGGCCGCAGGAGCTATGGGGATGAGGAGGCTTATTCATCCCG tggtCGTGGCAGCAACGCTGATGCGCCTACTCAGGATGAGAG GCCTATTGAGCGGAAGCCTTCTAACCAGCAGATTGCTTCACCACCGAACTACGAAGATGTCACAGGAGATACCCAGGACAATCATCATGATGAAAG AAATGGAGCGAGTGTGCCTGCTGCTGCACCAAAGGTGTCTTCTCCCTCCGTTCCTAGAACAAGCTTCCCCCCAGTCCCAGGACAGGTGAATGGTGTTCATGATAAGCCTGTCGAAGTTGTAGCTGCACAACCACCTGCTCCTGCTGAGCCGAATGGTTTTGATGAGTTTGATCCACGTGGATCAGTACCAG ATGCTTCACCTCCGGTGAATACCTCACCGATAATGAATAGCTTCGAGATGGATTTGTTTGGATCAGACCCTATTGGTGCGCTGGCTTTGGTTTCTGTGCCTCAGCCGACTGACGTCCCAAATGTGGAGCCACCAGCAAATTCAGGTTTTGAAACGGATAGTTTTATGGGCATGCCACCTGCTTCTACTGGATTCAGTGAG GCAATTGATGCTTCAAATCCTTTTGGAGATCCTACTCCTTTCAAGGCTGTTCAAGAAGAGAATCATGCAGTTTCTCAGACAAATGCGACACCTGCTGGTTCATTCCAGGCCACAGGACCTGGTGCAGATGTAAATCCTTTCCAGCCTGCTTCATCCACTAGCTTTGGTTTTGAAGATACTCTTGGCGATCTCAGTTTTGCATCAAATGCCGCACCTGGACAACAGGATATTTTTGGAAGCACCACCTCCTTACCTACGGGGGTTTCACATGCAAATCCGTCCCAACAGGCACCCTCGGCTTATGTTCCCTCCCAGGCATCTCAGCCTGTTACTCACGCTCCTCCTCAAGCAGTGGCACCCAATACTCATGCTGCTCTCATGTATTCTCAGCCACAAGCATATCCTGCAGCCCTGaacccatcatcctttcctcaggcTGCTGCGCCATCATTCGCTCCTCCACAGGCACCTCAAGCTGCAGCTCCCAATCTTCCATCGGGCCCATCAAACTTTTTTATGCAACCGGCTTCACAGAATGGAGCACCACCATCCTATGTTCCTCCACAGTCTTCTCATCTTCCACCTCAACATGCACCTCAGCAAAGCTTCCTCCCACAAACTGCTGCACCAGCACCACAGGCACCATCAATTTCTCGGGGGGCATCTCAGCCTTTTGGTGCCCCAAATTCAGTGCCATCTGGTGCCAACACTCCTTTGCAGTCAAGTTTATCAGCTCCCCCAGAAACACTAATTTCAGCTTTGCAAGTTAGTCAGACCCAGCCAGTGAAGAAATTTGAGCCCAAATCTACAGTTTGGTCTGATACATTGACCCGGGGTCTCGTCGATTTCAATATTTCTGGTG CAAAAACCAATCCACATGCAGATATTGGAGTGGACTTTGATTCAATCAACCGCAAGGATAAAAGGCAAGAAAAGAAGATCTCTCAAGCGCCTGTAGTATCTACGATCACCATGGGCAAGGCCATGGGATCTGGCTCTGGCATTGGTCGAGCTGGTGCGAGTGCCGTTGCACCTCCATCCAACCCGATGGGTGCCGGGCGGGGTGTTGGTATTGGTGGTGCTGGTTATGGTGGCGGAATGGGAATGAACCGGCCAATGGGGATGGGAATGGGAATGAACCAACAACCCATGGGAATGGGGATGGGGATGAACCAACAACCGATGGGGATGAACCAACAGCCCATGGGAATGGGCATGGGGATGAACCAACAACAGATGGGAATGGGGATGGGGATGAACCAACAACAGATGGGGATGAACATTGGCATGGGCATGAACCAGGGGATGGGGATGCGCCCTCCGATGGGAATGGCTCCCGGCGGCATGCCTGGCGCTGGCTACAACCAGATGGGTGCTGGATATGGCGGGCAACAGCCATACGGCGGGTACAGGTGA